A genomic window from Cutibacterium acnes includes:
- a CDS encoding glycosyl hydrolase family 18 protein, with translation MPTDHRIVAYHQTHGHGDTFVDLSPLGASAPLTHLIVAALHIADDGTVILNDHPVDDDYHTQLWDQLDAVRSRGVRVLAMVGGWAPGTMCKLDGESLSIYYPGLRDFLTQRHFDGIDIDVEQEMSLPGVCTLIERFRSDFDEDFEIVLAPVASALHGDANLSGFDYQELHQLRGDDIDFYNAQFYSGFGSLASPDDYISIVEHSIIPVNKIVTGMAGSPDAAQGFVDMATVSDTISTLCQRYPNFGGVDVWEYPLALPGAPDHPDQWVHVMHHAMSHR, from the coding sequence ATGCCAACCGATCACCGGATCGTGGCCTACCACCAGACCCATGGGCACGGCGACACCTTCGTCGATCTGTCCCCCCTGGGAGCGAGCGCCCCACTCACCCACCTCATCGTCGCGGCCTTGCACATTGCCGACGACGGCACCGTCATTCTCAATGATCATCCGGTTGACGACGACTACCACACCCAGTTGTGGGACCAGCTCGATGCGGTGAGATCGCGCGGTGTCCGCGTCCTCGCCATGGTCGGCGGCTGGGCCCCGGGCACGATGTGCAAACTCGACGGCGAATCATTGTCGATCTACTACCCCGGGCTACGAGATTTCCTAACGCAACGCCATTTCGACGGTATCGACATCGACGTCGAGCAAGAGATGTCCTTGCCCGGTGTGTGCACCCTCATCGAAAGGTTCCGCTCAGACTTCGACGAGGACTTCGAGATCGTTCTTGCTCCTGTTGCCTCGGCCCTTCATGGTGACGCCAACCTGTCTGGCTTCGACTATCAAGAACTCCACCAGCTGCGTGGGGACGACATCGACTTCTACAACGCGCAGTTCTACTCAGGTTTCGGCTCCCTTGCGAGCCCTGACGACTACATCTCCATTGTCGAGCACAGCATCATCCCGGTGAATAAGATCGTCACTGGGATGGCTGGCAGTCCAGACGCCGCACAGGGTTTCGTCGACATGGCCACTGTGTCAGACACCATTTCCACGCTGTGCCAGCGCTACCCAAATTTCGGCGGTGTCGACGTCTGGGAATACCCCTTGGCGTTACCAGGAGCGCCGGACCATCCTGACCAATGGGTTCATGTCATGCATCACGCGATGTCTCACCGCTGA
- the rpmB gene encoding 50S ribosomal protein L28 yields MAAVCDICAKRPGFGHNVPWSKKKTNRRWSPNIQRVRVVENGTHKRMNVCTSCLKAGRVSR; encoded by the coding sequence GTGGCTGCTGTGTGTGACATCTGCGCTAAGCGCCCCGGTTTCGGACACAACGTCCCCTGGTCGAAGAAGAAGACCAATCGCCGGTGGAGCCCGAACATTCAGCGCGTCCGTGTCGTCGAGAACGGCACGCATAAGCGCATGAACGTGTGCACTTCGTGCCTCAAGGCTGGTCGAGTCAGCCGCTGA
- a CDS encoding ABC transporter substrate-binding protein produces MLFTAGSVALTIPLLSACGSGDTDAKGSRSKKGTIAKDGVLTIGAAVSTSNVFPHNFNVFGGGDSAPGNAMFWETLFRISSKDGMKLVPNLAKEVKYTSGGKVATYKLRDDVTWNDGKPFTSKDVAFTYGFIFGPPGQSTEKDFKWLAKPIETPDKHTVVVTYNEPQYTEDIPLSLYFPIYPEHIYSKVDHQNYVDKNPVGTGPGKLKSFAGQLIEIDIRDDYWGKKPKGVKTIKLVPAGTAGNIQSQITQGKVDWAEGGDPGVITSFLPMDKDHNGYNYYADGSTRGIILSTHSLPTSDVAVRKALRASVDMGVVAKAGGVGYTVPSVTGLDPVIYANMLKPEFKKPMAPDVEAAKKFLKDAGWTVQNGNLCKDGKEYPLQLTIRNDNPVEMATMPIVVSQWKDNLGINVKFTPLPKEVFDPAQAMGEYDMSLWTTNAAGGAFNAYTMYMQTKNYKLGDKKADGNYGRWKCSKEADEAIANLPKVPQDDIKEITRRRQILQQAVYDDAPYIPVQNSGTGGMYTTKKWSGLKKAEDVDYFPRASGYNNMIHTVNDFD; encoded by the coding sequence TTGCTCTTCACCGCAGGGTCGGTTGCCCTCACCATTCCGCTGCTGAGCGCATGCGGCAGTGGTGACACTGACGCCAAGGGCAGCAGAAGCAAGAAGGGCACCATCGCCAAAGACGGCGTATTGACCATCGGCGCCGCAGTCTCGACCTCGAACGTCTTCCCCCACAACTTCAACGTGTTCGGCGGTGGTGATTCCGCTCCTGGCAACGCCATGTTCTGGGAGACCTTGTTCCGCATCTCCTCCAAGGACGGCATGAAGCTGGTGCCGAATCTCGCTAAGGAGGTCAAGTACACCAGCGGCGGCAAGGTCGCAACGTACAAGCTGCGCGACGACGTCACCTGGAATGACGGAAAGCCGTTCACCTCGAAGGACGTTGCCTTCACCTATGGCTTCATCTTCGGCCCACCCGGACAATCCACCGAGAAGGATTTCAAGTGGCTCGCTAAGCCGATTGAAACCCCCGATAAGCACACCGTTGTGGTTACCTATAATGAGCCTCAGTATACTGAGGATATTCCGCTCTCGCTGTACTTCCCGATTTACCCGGAGCACATTTACAGCAAGGTTGACCACCAGAATTATGTGGACAAGAATCCGGTTGGAACCGGTCCTGGAAAGCTGAAGTCTTTCGCCGGCCAGCTCATTGAAATCGACATTCGTGACGATTACTGGGGCAAGAAGCCCAAGGGCGTCAAGACCATCAAGCTGGTGCCGGCAGGAACCGCTGGCAACATTCAGTCCCAGATCACCCAGGGCAAGGTCGACTGGGCCGAGGGCGGCGACCCTGGCGTCATCACCAGCTTCCTCCCGATGGACAAGGACCACAACGGCTACAACTACTACGCCGACGGTTCGACCCGAGGAATCATCCTATCGACCCACTCCCTGCCGACCTCCGACGTGGCCGTTCGCAAGGCCCTGCGAGCTAGCGTAGACATGGGCGTCGTCGCCAAGGCTGGCGGTGTCGGATACACCGTGCCCAGCGTGACCGGCCTGGATCCTGTCATCTACGCCAACATGCTGAAGCCGGAGTTCAAGAAGCCGATGGCTCCGGATGTCGAGGCTGCCAAGAAGTTCCTCAAGGATGCCGGCTGGACCGTTCAGAATGGCAACCTCTGCAAGGACGGCAAGGAATACCCGCTCCAGCTGACCATTCGTAATGACAACCCGGTCGAGATGGCCACTATGCCGATCGTCGTCTCCCAGTGGAAGGACAACCTGGGCATCAACGTCAAGTTCACCCCGCTGCCCAAGGAAGTCTTCGACCCCGCCCAGGCCATGGGCGAGTATGACATGTCGCTGTGGACGACCAACGCCGCCGGTGGCGCGTTCAACGCCTACACGATGTACATGCAGACGAAGAACTACAAACTTGGCGACAAGAAGGCCGACGGCAACTACGGTCGCTGGAAGTGCTCCAAGGAAGCCGACGAAGCCATCGCGAACCTCCCGAAAGTGCCGCAGGACGACATCAAGGAGATCACTCGTCGTCGCCAGATCCTGCAACAGGCCGTCTACGACGATGCCCCGTACATTCCGGTGCAGAACTCGGGTACTGGCGGCATGTACACCACCAAGAAGTGGAGCGGCCTCAAGAAGGCGGAGGACGTCGACTACTTTCCGCGCGCCAGTGGCTACAACAATATGATTCACACGGTCAACGACTTCGACTGA
- a CDS encoding RsmD family RNA methyltransferase has translation MSRIIAGRAGGQRLTTPPGRLTRPTTDRVREGVFSALAAWNGTANEVPEVQLAGQAFCDLFAGSGAVALEAASRGATTVVAVDRDRCACNVMKDNSRTTRLRIEVSSQTVTAFLAQNHRVFDVVWFDPPYDLAADDMDSLILTACDGALAHNGLLVVERSRRSRDPRFPDGYESWNSRYGETVVYYAQRTGEPEVDAGREQQ, from the coding sequence GTGAGCAGGATTATTGCGGGACGTGCCGGCGGGCAACGTCTGACTACCCCGCCGGGACGACTGACCCGTCCGACGACCGACCGGGTACGTGAGGGTGTGTTCTCCGCTTTGGCGGCATGGAACGGGACCGCTAATGAGGTTCCCGAGGTCCAATTGGCCGGTCAGGCATTCTGCGATCTGTTCGCTGGTTCAGGTGCCGTGGCCTTAGAGGCTGCCAGTAGGGGGGCCACAACGGTGGTTGCCGTCGACCGCGATCGCTGCGCCTGCAATGTCATGAAAGATAATTCTCGGACAACCCGGTTGAGGATCGAGGTGTCGTCCCAGACGGTGACGGCTTTCCTCGCCCAGAACCACCGCGTCTTTGACGTCGTTTGGTTCGATCCGCCCTACGACCTCGCCGCCGACGACATGGATAGCCTCATCTTGACAGCGTGCGACGGGGCCCTCGCCCACAACGGTCTGCTCGTAGTCGAGAGATCACGGAGAAGTCGGGATCCCCGTTTTCCGGATGGATACGAGTCGTGGAATTCTCGCTACGGTGAGACAGTTGTCTATTACGCCCAACGTACCGGTGAGCCGGAGGTAGATGCGGGCAGGGAGCAGCAGTGA
- a CDS encoding ABC transporter ATP-binding protein: MTAQSSSTQARHGMTTDNEVLLEVKGLCVDYVTESGNIRACDNVNFLLRRGEILGVAGESACGKSTLLNALGRLQRMPAATSAGQILFHDRNGSVTDLATLSEADLKPYRWTKIAVVMQSAMACLNPILKLSEQFIDVQRAHDPSLAEKDALTKSAELLEAVGISADRLSSFPFQLSGGMQQRALIALSLVCEPDLVLMDEPTTAVDVVMQRQILQEVLAAQKRLGFSIVFVTHDLSLLMEISDKIAIMYAGQIVEVGTPARFHSSARHPYTRGLRLAFPPLSEPLRRLEGIKGSPPDLLDLPTGCAFAPRCEFAMPICHQRIPELRTIDEGASACYLSNGELSDQELADQQKQATNHEEAIA; encoded by the coding sequence ATGACCGCCCAGAGTTCTTCCACTCAAGCCAGGCACGGCATGACCACCGACAACGAAGTCCTGCTGGAGGTCAAGGGTCTGTGCGTCGATTACGTCACCGAGTCCGGAAACATCCGCGCCTGTGACAACGTCAACTTCCTCCTTCGACGCGGCGAAATCCTTGGCGTCGCCGGTGAGTCGGCGTGTGGAAAGTCGACCCTGCTCAACGCACTCGGACGCCTGCAGCGGATGCCTGCCGCCACGAGCGCTGGCCAGATCCTCTTCCATGATCGCAACGGCAGCGTCACCGACCTGGCGACCCTGTCCGAAGCGGACCTCAAGCCGTATCGATGGACCAAGATCGCCGTCGTCATGCAGTCGGCAATGGCCTGCCTCAACCCCATCCTCAAACTGTCCGAGCAGTTCATCGACGTCCAGCGCGCCCATGATCCCTCGTTGGCAGAGAAGGATGCGTTGACCAAGTCCGCCGAGCTCTTGGAGGCGGTCGGGATCTCCGCAGACCGACTCTCGTCTTTCCCCTTCCAGCTCTCAGGTGGCATGCAGCAGCGTGCCCTCATCGCGCTGTCCTTGGTGTGCGAGCCGGATCTGGTTCTCATGGACGAGCCCACCACGGCCGTCGACGTCGTCATGCAGCGACAGATCCTTCAGGAGGTGCTAGCGGCCCAGAAGAGACTCGGATTCTCGATCGTCTTCGTCACCCACGACCTGTCCCTCCTCATGGAGATCTCGGACAAGATAGCGATCATGTACGCCGGACAGATCGTCGAGGTTGGCACCCCGGCACGATTCCACTCCAGTGCCCGTCACCCGTACACCCGCGGTCTGCGTCTGGCCTTCCCGCCGCTGAGCGAGCCACTGCGTCGACTCGAAGGCATCAAGGGTTCTCCCCCTGACCTTCTCGACCTGCCAACCGGTTGTGCCTTCGCTCCGCGGTGCGAATTTGCCATGCCGATCTGTCATCAACGAATCCCCGAGCTTCGCACCATCGACGAGGGAGCGTCTGCCTGCTACCTGTCAAACGGAGAGCTTTCCGATCAAGAACTGGCGGACCAGCAGAAGCAGGCCACGAATCATGAGGAGGCGATCGCATGA
- the coaD gene encoding pantetheine-phosphate adenylyltransferase — translation MKAVFSGSFDPITLGHVDIVTRAAELVDEVVVGVAMNSAKNGIFSMDERVAFVNDAVADIPGVEVALVDGLLVDFCTEMGADAIIRGLRFGGDFDYELQMAHLNKAMSGIETILLPAGREFGTISSSMIRSAACNGGNVSEFVPEMVNAALHERFPH, via the coding sequence GTGAAAGCAGTCTTCTCAGGGTCATTCGACCCCATCACCCTCGGTCACGTTGACATCGTGACCCGAGCGGCCGAACTCGTCGACGAGGTCGTCGTCGGAGTGGCCATGAACTCCGCGAAGAACGGCATCTTCTCCATGGATGAGCGGGTGGCCTTCGTTAACGATGCTGTCGCTGATATTCCCGGTGTCGAGGTGGCGCTCGTTGACGGACTGCTGGTCGACTTCTGCACCGAAATGGGAGCTGACGCGATCATCCGCGGGTTGCGATTTGGTGGCGACTTCGACTACGAACTCCAGATGGCTCACCTCAATAAGGCTATGAGTGGTATTGAAACGATTTTGCTCCCGGCCGGCCGTGAATTCGGCACGATCAGCTCCTCGATGATTCGCTCTGCTGCTTGTAATGGCGGCAATGTATCCGAATTTGTGCCGGAAATGGTTAATGCCGCTTTGCATGAAAGATTCCCGCATTAG
- a CDS encoding ABC transporter ATP-binding protein, which translates to MTGAHVDDRTAVLEARNVSLDFDGTDSSGSKVTIHALDRVNLTIHRGEITALVGESGSGKTSIARLFALIYKPTSGELYRNGELVHVHGKRAERAYYRDVQLIYQDPFASLNGLKKISTILGRVFKIHYPKMRRKEIAQRIDDVLTKVNMTPPSRYLNRYPTDLSGGQRQRIAIARALAVSPQVLLADEPTSMLDASIRLDVLNLLSDLRETEGVSVLYITHDIASARYICDRINVMYGGRIVEAGPTKQIISDTIHPYTRLLLSAAPDPARYKGSANSTAIDILEGAPMNNSVRVKGCRFAPLCPLAQPRCTEEELPKFHSEDGTREVTCWEAEERREFHRV; encoded by the coding sequence ATGACCGGCGCCCACGTCGACGACCGCACCGCGGTCCTTGAGGCACGCAACGTCAGTCTGGATTTCGACGGCACGGATTCGTCAGGATCCAAGGTGACCATCCACGCCCTCGACCGCGTCAACCTGACCATTCACCGCGGCGAGATCACTGCCCTCGTCGGTGAGTCGGGTTCCGGCAAAACGTCGATCGCCCGTCTTTTCGCCCTGATCTACAAGCCCACGAGCGGCGAGCTCTACCGTAACGGCGAGTTGGTGCACGTGCACGGCAAGCGTGCCGAACGTGCCTACTATCGAGATGTCCAGCTCATCTACCAGGACCCTTTCGCATCCCTCAACGGACTGAAGAAGATCTCGACAATCCTGGGCCGGGTCTTCAAGATCCACTACCCGAAGATGCGTCGCAAGGAAATTGCTCAGCGGATTGACGACGTCTTAACAAAGGTCAACATGACACCGCCGTCGCGCTACCTCAACCGCTACCCCACTGACCTTTCGGGTGGTCAGCGTCAGCGCATCGCCATCGCCCGAGCTCTGGCGGTCAGCCCGCAGGTTTTGCTGGCCGACGAACCAACATCGATGCTCGACGCCTCCATCCGTCTGGACGTTCTCAACCTGCTGTCGGATCTGCGTGAGACCGAAGGAGTGTCGGTCCTCTACATCACCCATGACATCGCATCCGCGCGCTACATCTGTGACCGCATCAACGTCATGTACGGCGGTCGCATCGTCGAAGCTGGCCCGACTAAGCAGATCATCAGCGACACCATTCACCCCTATACCCGCCTCCTCTTGTCCGCCGCGCCCGATCCGGCTCGGTACAAGGGATCGGCCAACAGCACCGCGATCGATATTCTCGAAGGCGCCCCCATGAATAACTCCGTGAGGGTTAAAGGATGTCGTTTCGCACCATTATGTCCGTTGGCACAACCCCGTTGCACCGAGGAGGAGTTGCCTAAGTTCCACAGCGAGGACGGCACTCGGGAAGTCACATGCTGGGAGGCGGAAGAACGGAGGGAATTCCATCGAGTATGA
- a CDS encoding ABC transporter permease: MVKRFLGVGKVQVGLAIMLFFILVAILGQPFCTHVLHTSPYQVDYMTLGGTAPGGKHWLGTTSAGQDVLAWMLYGTRNSVVVGLASAVIGTVLTVVIGTWAGFSGGWIDRFLDGFILVFANIPTFAILFMIAGVMQNAGWLLVSLVIGCFEWSGGARQIRAQAMSLRGRDFTTALRTIGESQSHIVLSEVMPHLLGLISPMFLRLIAAGVNMQASLAFLGIGDPSMPSWGLMINWAMTQNALFRGLWWWFIPPGLALALIGFATTMINFGLDEVTNPTLSTKRMNLMRKFEKAKKLAAAKHPTHAEETAA; encoded by the coding sequence ATGGTCAAAAGGTTCCTCGGAGTCGGGAAGGTGCAGGTCGGTCTCGCGATCATGCTCTTCTTCATCCTGGTCGCCATCCTCGGGCAGCCCTTCTGCACCCATGTGCTGCATACCAGCCCTTACCAGGTCGACTACATGACTCTGGGCGGTACAGCCCCCGGAGGCAAACACTGGCTGGGCACCACCAGCGCCGGACAGGACGTCCTGGCATGGATGCTGTACGGCACCCGAAACTCGGTGGTCGTCGGTCTAGCCTCCGCCGTCATCGGAACGGTCCTGACCGTCGTCATCGGGACCTGGGCCGGATTCTCCGGCGGCTGGATTGACCGCTTCCTCGATGGATTCATCCTGGTCTTCGCCAACATCCCGACCTTCGCCATCCTGTTCATGATCGCCGGTGTCATGCAGAACGCGGGCTGGCTGCTGGTGTCCCTCGTCATTGGCTGCTTCGAATGGTCCGGCGGTGCCCGTCAGATCCGCGCCCAGGCAATGTCCCTGCGAGGACGCGATTTCACCACGGCCCTGCGGACCATCGGTGAATCGCAGTCCCACATCGTGCTCTCAGAGGTCATGCCGCACCTGCTCGGCCTCATCTCCCCGATGTTCCTGCGACTCATCGCCGCCGGCGTCAACATGCAGGCGTCCCTAGCCTTCCTCGGTATCGGTGACCCGTCCATGCCGTCCTGGGGCCTCATGATCAACTGGGCCATGACGCAGAACGCGCTGTTCCGCGGTCTGTGGTGGTGGTTCATTCCTCCGGGTCTCGCACTCGCCCTTATCGGTTTCGCAACCACCATGATCAACTTCGGTCTCGACGAGGTTACCAACCCGACGCTGTCGACCAAGCGTATGAACCTCATGCGCAAGTTCGAGAAGGCCAAGAAGCTGGCCGCAGCCAAACACCCTACCCATGCCGAGGAGACCGCTGCATGA
- a CDS encoding ATP-dependent DNA helicase RecG: protein MGRYGDDVNAVTRWRTRTQKELHRPLAEAVGAKTAKAFSALHVGTVGEALGHLPRRYLTGTETTDLSHLVIDTEVALVADVVGVEVHTNKTVTGRERRPRQRLEVMLSDGKARLPVTFFGKPHIVSYWQRIFSAHTHGIFVGKVGEFRGNPQLVHPDFVMIDRNGKVVAGREEGKVMAAQVQRHGLLGLYQQTSKLRTWEIASVESMLLESTPELEDTLPEWLRQEADLPSLWEAYHAIHYPHSVAEADRGAERLIWEEAIATQVTMAVRRRSAERHDAPVCSRRDGGLLAAFEDRLPFTPTVGQDEVSRVIDADLSADRPMHRLLQGEVGSGKTFVALRAMLQVVDAGHQAVLLAPTEVLAQQHYRTIINMLGDLASGGGLDAPEISTGVALLTGSMKAAGTRAALADIASGAAGIIVGTHSLLSGRVIYNDIGLVVVDEQHRFGVEQRSVLTTGEGARPHELVLTATPIPRTVAMTVFGDLEVSSLRELPTGRADVQTTVVDLPAHGSWLTRAWQRIREECDAGHQVFVVCPRINSDDADDVEGGRRPAAAVEELAPQLATGPLAGLRVEALHSRLDSSEKDLVMDRFIKGESQVLISTTVIEVGVDVPNATMMVIMDADRFGVSQLHQLRGRIGRGNLPGLCLLVTTAPPGSVARERLDAVAASRDGFELAELDLAQRHEGNVLGSSQAGYSSPLRLLRVLDHAEIVTASKDLAERWVAEAPDDPRLLDVVTATEMLAEGNLMEQG from the coding sequence ATGGGTCGATACGGTGACGATGTGAATGCAGTGACCAGGTGGCGTACCCGCACCCAGAAGGAGCTTCATCGTCCCTTAGCGGAGGCGGTGGGAGCCAAGACGGCCAAGGCCTTCTCTGCGCTGCATGTTGGCACGGTGGGAGAGGCCCTCGGTCATCTTCCGCGTCGCTACCTTACCGGCACCGAAACCACCGACTTGTCCCACTTAGTCATTGACACTGAAGTCGCCTTGGTGGCCGATGTTGTCGGCGTCGAGGTTCACACCAACAAGACTGTCACTGGCAGGGAGAGACGCCCGCGTCAACGTCTGGAAGTCATGCTTTCTGACGGTAAAGCGCGCCTGCCCGTTACGTTCTTCGGCAAACCCCACATCGTTTCCTACTGGCAACGCATTTTTTCGGCCCATACTCACGGCATCTTTGTCGGCAAGGTGGGGGAGTTCCGTGGGAACCCGCAGCTCGTCCACCCCGACTTCGTCATGATTGACCGCAACGGGAAGGTCGTGGCAGGTCGCGAGGAGGGCAAGGTGATGGCTGCCCAGGTACAACGTCATGGTTTGCTGGGCCTTTACCAGCAGACGTCGAAATTGCGTACCTGGGAAATCGCCTCAGTGGAGTCGATGCTGCTCGAATCCACGCCCGAACTCGAGGACACCCTGCCTGAATGGTTACGTCAAGAAGCTGACCTACCGAGTTTATGGGAGGCTTACCACGCCATCCATTACCCGCATTCGGTGGCTGAGGCTGATCGCGGCGCCGAACGACTTATCTGGGAAGAGGCGATAGCCACCCAGGTGACGATGGCGGTGCGACGCCGCAGTGCAGAGCGTCATGATGCCCCGGTGTGTTCGCGTCGCGACGGCGGATTGCTGGCAGCCTTTGAGGACCGCCTGCCCTTTACCCCGACTGTCGGCCAGGACGAGGTGAGTCGGGTGATTGACGCCGACCTCTCGGCAGATCGTCCCATGCACCGATTATTGCAAGGAGAAGTTGGCTCGGGAAAAACCTTCGTTGCGCTGCGAGCGATGTTGCAGGTTGTTGACGCTGGGCACCAAGCTGTCCTGCTGGCGCCGACCGAAGTCCTTGCTCAGCAGCATTACCGAACCATTATCAATATGTTGGGCGACTTGGCGTCCGGCGGGGGATTGGATGCCCCGGAGATCTCCACGGGTGTGGCGCTACTGACCGGCTCGATGAAGGCTGCGGGCACCCGGGCGGCACTGGCTGATATTGCCTCAGGAGCCGCTGGAATTATCGTCGGCACCCATTCCCTGCTGTCGGGCCGAGTGATTTACAACGACATTGGATTAGTCGTCGTCGATGAGCAGCATCGCTTCGGCGTTGAGCAACGCAGTGTTCTCACTACTGGGGAGGGCGCACGCCCCCACGAACTTGTTCTCACCGCGACCCCGATTCCGCGAACGGTGGCGATGACGGTCTTCGGTGACCTCGAGGTCTCGAGCTTGAGAGAATTACCGACTGGACGTGCCGACGTTCAGACCACGGTCGTCGACCTGCCCGCCCATGGATCCTGGCTCACCCGCGCCTGGCAGCGGATCCGGGAGGAATGTGATGCCGGACATCAGGTGTTTGTGGTCTGCCCTCGCATCAATTCCGACGACGCTGACGACGTCGAAGGTGGGCGCCGTCCCGCAGCTGCCGTCGAAGAGCTCGCTCCTCAACTGGCGACGGGACCTCTCGCCGGATTAAGAGTTGAGGCCCTGCACTCCCGGCTAGATTCGTCCGAGAAAGACCTCGTTATGGACAGGTTTATCAAGGGTGAGTCGCAGGTGCTTATCTCCACAACGGTGATTGAGGTCGGCGTCGACGTCCCCAATGCCACCATGATGGTCATCATGGACGCCGACCGGTTTGGCGTCTCGCAGCTGCACCAGTTGCGCGGTCGGATCGGACGAGGTAACTTGCCGGGGCTCTGCCTGCTGGTGACGACGGCGCCGCCCGGATCGGTGGCGCGCGAGCGTTTGGACGCCGTGGCCGCGTCCCGTGATGGATTTGAACTAGCCGAACTTGACCTAGCTCAGCGTCATGAAGGCAATGTGCTGGGATCCTCTCAAGCCGGTTATTCGTCTCCGCTACGCCTGTTGCGGGTGCTCGACCACGCTGAGATTGTGACAGCATCGAAAGACCTGGCCGAACGGTGGGTGGCCGAAGCTCCCGATGATCCGAGACTCCTTGACGTCGTGACCGCCACCGAGATGCTCGCTGAGGGTAACCTCATGGAACAGGGTTGA
- a CDS encoding ABC transporter permease subunit, which produces MRNRYAARNAILPNFTGLAQSIGGSLTAVILAEAVFIYPGIGSLLSGAQGHRDYPVMQGIMLMIIFMSLLFNFIADSVYVILDPRTREEA; this is translated from the coding sequence ATTCGCAATCGCTACGCCGCGCGTAACGCCATCCTTCCCAACTTCACCGGACTCGCTCAGAGCATCGGTGGCTCCTTGACGGCCGTCATTCTGGCCGAGGCGGTGTTCATCTATCCCGGTATCGGCTCCCTCCTCTCGGGCGCTCAGGGCCATCGTGACTACCCGGTCATGCAGGGAATCATGCTGATGATCATCTTCATGAGCCTGCTGTTCAACTTCATCGCGGACTCGGTCTACGTCATCCTCGATCCACGGACTCGAGAGGAGGCCTGA
- a CDS encoding pyridoxamine 5'-phosphate oxidase family protein yields MINEENPITEVPEDSCWGYLDTAEVGRLATSVNDQPEVFPVNYVVDGQSIVFRTAAGSKLEDIVTNNRVAFEADGWTEEAGWSVVLRGKAEIITDDAELALCDKMPLLPWVPTVKRNYVRVEADQITGRTFAFGPEPKGN; encoded by the coding sequence ATGATCAATGAGGAGAACCCGATCACCGAGGTCCCGGAGGATAGCTGCTGGGGCTACCTGGATACCGCTGAGGTCGGTCGCCTGGCCACCAGTGTCAATGACCAGCCCGAGGTATTCCCCGTCAACTACGTCGTTGACGGACAGAGCATCGTCTTCCGCACTGCTGCTGGTAGCAAACTGGAGGACATAGTCACGAACAACCGCGTCGCCTTCGAGGCGGACGGCTGGACCGAGGAGGCCGGCTGGTCGGTCGTTTTGCGTGGCAAGGCCGAAATCATCACTGACGACGCCGAGCTTGCCCTGTGCGACAAGATGCCGCTACTCCCCTGGGTTCCCACTGTTAAGCGCAATTACGTTCGTGTCGAGGCTGATCAGATCACCGGACGCACCTTTGCCTTCGGGCCGGAGCCGAAAGGTAACTGA